Genomic window (Rhodohalobacter sp. SW132):
TCAATTTTTGAAAGATCAGCATCTGCAAGATAATTCCCAATCGTGTACGGCACGATGAAATAACCGTCTGAAAGACCTTGCATGAGTGCACTGGCACCGAGACGGTTTGCCCCATGATCGCTGAAGTTCGCCTCTCCGGCTACAAAAAGGCCGGGAATATTGCTCATCAGGTTGTAATCCACCCAAAGGCCGCCCATGGTATAATGAACGGCTGGGAAAATTCTCATCGGGGTTTCATACGGATTGTCATCCGTGATATTCTGGTACATATCAAACAGGTTGCCATATTTTGCGGCGATAGCATCACGCCCTTCCCGTTTGATGGCATCGCGGAAGTCGAGATACACGGCAAGCCCGGAATCGCCGACTCCCAATCCCTCGTCTGTCACTAATTTAGCATTCCGTGATGCAACATCCCGTGGCACCAGATTTCCAAAACTTGGATATTTTTCTTCCAGGTAGTAGTATCGATCCTCTTCTGGAATCGCGTTCGGTTTGCGGGTATCCTTGGGATCGCGCGGCACCCAAACACGGCCGTCATTTCTCAAACTCTCACTCATCAGGGTCAGTTTGGACTGATAGTCCCCGCTCACCGGAATACACGTTGGGTGAATTTGTACAAAGCACGGATTCGCAAACGCAGCACCGCGTTTATGACAACGCCATGCGGCTGTTACGTTCGAGTTCTTTGCGTTCGTTGAGAGATAGAAAACATTTCCATATCCACCTGTACAGAGAACAACCGCATCCGCCTGAAACTTGTTAATAGAGCCATCCACTAGATCGCGTGTGATAATTCCCCGCGCCTTTCCGTCAGCCACTACCAGGTCAAGCATTTCATGGCGGGGGTAATTTTTGATCTTTCCGGCATGAACCTCTTTCATCATCGACTGGTATGCACCAAGCAGAAGCTGCTGACCGGTCTGCCCTCGGGCATAAAAGGTTCTGGACACCTGCGCACCACCGAAAGACCGGTTATCAAGCAATCCACCATATTCACGGGCAAAAGGAACACCTTGGGCAACCGCCTGGTCGATAATATGATTTGAATTTTGAGCCAGACGATACACATTTGCCTCACGGCTTCTGTAATCTCCGCCTTTAATGGTGTCGTAAAAAAGACGCCAGACACTGTCACCATCATTCGGGTAATTCTTTGCAGCATTGATACCGCCCTGTGCCGCGATACTATGGGCACGGCGCGCCGAATCCTGAATACAAAACGTTGATACCTGGTAGCCGAGTTCAGCAAGGCTTGATGCGGCAGATGCACCTGCAAGGCCGGTTCCCACAACGATAACTTTAAACTTTCGCTTGTTATTCGGAGATACAAGCTTGATATCTTTCAGGTGTTTGTTCCACTTTTCTTCGAGAGGACCTGAGGGTACGTTAGATTCTAATTTCATAATTGCTGAGTCTTTATCGATTAAAATGAGTTACCGGCACTGTATAAGTGCTGCTTCACAACCACCGCCAAAATAAATATAGAGCGGTATAAAGAGGAAACCGACCGCCAGGACGACAGCGAACACGGCTCCAACGGAATAGATGATTGCAGATGCTTTTTGACTGCGAACTGTAAGCGATGTGAAAGCACTCCAGATACCGTGCCCGAGATGTGTGCCAAGCAACAACATCACAAACGCATACCCAAAAGCGTAAAATGGGTTCTGAAAGGTTTCGATCACAAGCGATTTGATATCATGAGTCTGCTGTCCGTCAATCATAACGGTACCCGTATCGCCAAGAGCGAAAGTATTGATGTGAAAAAAGACAAATATGAGCAGAACTACTCCGGTAAACGCCATGCTGCGGGAGCTCAGACTTTGACGGCTGGGTCCGCCTTTACTGCTGTAAACCTCGTAGTTTTTCGGACGTGCCTTGCGTTTCTGCAGCCAGATGGAGATGCCAATCCAGGTGTGAATAGCAAAAACCACAACCAGACCAATTCGGGCAAACCAGAGCAGCGGCCCAAAATTGTGAAGTACCATGGAGTAACGGTTCATTGCGTCCGGTTCTCCAAATATTGCGAGGTTGCCTCCGAGGTGAAAAATGATGAAAAGAACAAGAAATAGCCCGGTTAATCCGGTCAGGATTTTTCGGCCTACCTGGGATTGGGCGGCTTGTAATAGTGACGGCATATGATGTCTTCAGATTTTAGTAAACGCAGCTTATCTTGGATCGAAAAAAGTAAACAGTCCACTACGTAGTTTGGTTCCGTTTTCAAGACTATAAATTCACCTTATTTATGTTAAAAGGCAAGGAAGAAGCGGTTCTAATCAGGCATTGTTGTATATCCAAAAATTGCATGTATAATTATGAAGCGAACTAACAAAATTTTATGAAGCAATACTCGATTACCAAAGCGTATCAAACCGATTTTAAAGTAAAAGGTTCAAAATTTATCGCCTTTCTATCTCCATGCAACCAAATATCATCTGCAGATCTGTATGTGGAATCGATCAGGGAGGAGCACCCCACGGCAACACATCACTGCTACGCATATCGTGTAAATCCGGCCGATTGCATCGAATATAATCAGGATGATGGAGAACCATCGGGTACGGCGGGTGCACCTATTTTAAATTCGCTCAAATTGGCTGAACTTGTGAATGTTATTTGCGTGGTTGTCCGATATTATGGCGGCACCAAACTTGGCAAAAGCGGTCTGATCGACGCCTACTCATCGGCTACAGATTTAGCCATTTCGAAAGCTCAATGCCATAGAATCACTCCAACGGAGCAGTTTGAGATTGTTTACAGCTACGATCAGCAATCGCTGATTGATAAACTAAAACACACGTTCACCCTGTTTGAAATCGATTCAGCATATGGAGAACATGTGAAACTGGTACTGGAATGTCCTGAAGCCGAATCAAAAGGTTTAGAAACACGACTTCAATCCATTTCTCACCTCTTAATCAGCGTTGAGCGAATCAAATCGTCATTCCATATTTTTGATTCACGATAATCGCGTTCAAATTATTTTATCTGCATCGTTGTTTTTACTTTACTATGAAAGTGTCACTGTTTTGATTCTTGTAGTCATCGGATGAGTTTTTTATGAAATATTAAGTAATATCGGATCAAATTATGATTTATGGGCAACTCATCCGATGACTTAATTAGGATCGATCATTCTTGACACTACACAAATCGGTAGTAAAATCATTTTACAGCACAACCACTGAATTTTATACCAACTCATGAAAATTTATACCAGAAAAGGAGATACCGGGGATACAGCGCTCTTCGGGGGTTCAAAAACCAAAAAAAACAATATTCGTATCCACGCCTACGGAACGGTTGATGAACTCAACTCAACCCTTGGAATGGTTCTCTCCTACTCTATTTCCAAAATTGGAAAAGAAATTTTAAACCAGGTACAGCATGATCTTTTTGTTGTAGGCGCAATGCTGGCGACGCCCAACCCCGAAAACTCAAAGATAAATGAAGTGGGAGAGCAGGAAGTAAAACAGATGGAAGAGTGGATTGATACTCTTGAAACAGATCTCGAACCACTGAAATCATTTATTCTTCCCGGCGGGAGCGGTGCCGGTTCTACCCTCCATTTGGCCCGCACAGTTTGCAGAAGGGCGGAGCGGGAATCGGTTGAACTCTCACAAAATGAAGCAATTCCGGAGAGTGTAATTATTTATCTGAACCGGCTTTCTGATCTTCTTTTTGTGCTCGCACGCTACGAAAACAAACACCAGGGTGTTGAAGAGACTCCATGGATTCCGGTCCGCGAAAAGAAGAAAAACAAAAAATCAGAAACGTAATTCACCTATGTCAAAATCTATCGATCTGAAACCTGACTGGAAACGCTGGTTCTGGGGATACTTTTTTGGTGTTCTTCTGATTCCGCTCTTTGGAATCGGGATTATCGTTCTTTGGAAAGTTCATCAGAAGAAGAAAAGTTATCGTTATACGGTAACGGATCGGCAAATAACGGCTATTGGTGAAGGTGTTTCTCAAACCGTAGACCTCATCAACATTAAAAACCTTGATGTTGAGCAAAACTGGGTAGATCAAAAGTTTGGTATCGGGGATATCGTACTGAACACCGGATCACGCACAATTACGCTGCTCGGACAGAACAACCCGGAAGCGATCAGCGATTCCATCTCAAAAGCAATTTATGCCGAAAAGAAACGGATTGAATCGTTAAACAAAGTTGAAGAGAAGAAAATTGAACCTCCCCCTCCCGGAACACTCGACAAACTGGATTACCTGACGGGATTGTGGCAGCAGGGATTATTGAGTGATGAGGATTTTAAAAAGGAGAAGAAAAATTTCGAGAAATAGGTTTAGTTTACACCTAAGAAAATGCACTTAAATTAATTAAGGTTTTTGCCATTCTCACAGCTCCCAGACTTTCTGACCCTCCCCCGTCCCCTCCCTATCGCGCCCTGACGGGACTTGATATGGAGGGGAGCTTCAATAAAAGCTTTGACACCTTAAAAAATAAATAATGCCAACGAATGAGAGTGTAAATTCTCACAGCCTTTCGAAGGAGGGCATCAATTTTTCCGACCCAGAGGATCGGGGAATTAAACCACTAATAGATTAAATCACAGAAGATTCTTTCAGCCAAAACTCACCGCTGCCCGCATCAAGTTCTGCAATCCCGCCAGCCGGAATTGTGAAATTATCCTCTTCATGACCAATATCTGCGTTCATCATAGCCGGTATATTCAGCGGTTTGATGTATTTTTCAATCACTTCAGCCAGTGAGAATGTAGGATTCGGCCCTGCTGAACAATCCGTGCATTTGCCGAAGATAAACCCGGAAATTTTATTGAGTGCACCCGCCTGTTTTAAATGAGCCAGCATCCGGTCAATTTTATACGTTCTTTCTCCGATATCTTCAACAAAGAGGATTGCATCCCTGAAATCGGGCTGGTAAGATGTACCTAAAGTGGTGGTCAGAATGGTTAAGTTCCCTCCGATCAGCCGACCCTGCGCACTCCCCGCCTGCAGGGTACGGACATCGCTTTTCGATTGATACCGGCTTTCCTCCCCTTTCATAATCACCGACTCAAAACTCTCTTTGGTCAGATCTGTCCAGTCGGAATTGCCATTTGGGCCGTGAAATGTGGTAAATCCGCAGTATGACATAAATGCATGATGGAGCGTCGTATTATCACTAAAGCCGCAGTAGACTTTTGGGTTCCGGGCGATGGCTTTAAAGTCAAGGTATGGTAAAATTCGGGAGCATCCCCACCCTCCCCTGACCGCCATAATTCCATCAATTTCGGGATCCACGAACATCTGGTTTAGGTTTTCAGCACGCTCACGGTCCGTTCCCGCAAGGTAACCATGGCGATTCCTAACGTTTGACCCGAATTTTGTTCGAAAACCAAAATCAGTCAGAACCTGTACCATTCGGGTGTAATCATCATCATTAAAGACAATTCCGGCGGGTGCAGTTAATCCAATCAAATCTCCCGGCTGCAGTCTTTTTGGCTTCCGAAGTACTCCGGTGCCCGTCAGTTTACTGCCAACCGCCCATGGAGCAACCGTGATACCACCCAGTGATTTTAAAAAATCTGTTCTTTTCATAACGATCTTACCGGTCAGAATAGAGTTTATGCTTTCGGATATAATCAAGCACCGCGTCCGGAATCTCACCTTCAAAAGAAACCGGATCATCAGCTGAACGGATATCGGTTGAGGAAATCTCAATCTCCTCATGATCTACAAAAACAGCGTTTTCAAGTATCTCAGAATCTTGTTGATGGCTTTCGAAACCGGGACGTGCCGCTACCAGCAGAATCACACGATCCAGTATTTCCCTGTACTTATGCCATTTGTGAAACGATGTAAGATTATCTTCACCAATACAGAGAAAATAGGTATTTGAGGGATACCTTGTTTGCAGATGTTCAATGGTCTGCAAACTGTAAGATGGCTGAGAAAGGTTGTTTTCTATACCGTTAACGATCACCCGGTCCATTCCGGAAAACGCAAGACGAAGCATTTTACTTCGGTGGTGGAATGATGTTTTGTTTGGAAGTTCTTTGTGCGGCGGTGAAGCGGTGGGTAAAAGATGGAGCTCATCGATCAAATTGCTGCTGAGGAATGAACCGGCCACTTTGATATGTCCATTATGAACCGGATCAAAAGCACCTCCAAACAGGCCGATTCTAAGCCCACGCTCCATCATTCATTCTGAGCTACAGATTCATCGGAGGATGATGGTGATGACTGACGTCCCGCAATCCGTTCAATTTCACGGGTGGCGCGATCATAAAGGCTTTCGGCACGACTTCGGTTTTCACCACGTGGAAACAGCTGCAGATACGTTTCATAACTTGCCACTGCCTCTTCGTAACGCTCTTTTTGCCGGGCCTGAACGCTGTTATCTGCATAAATTATGTAGGCTTCGATTTGATCTACCAGCGATCGTTCTGCCCATACTGTCTCGGGATAGGAATCAATTACAATGTCGTGATACACAATTGCGGCCTGGTACCGATTGGTTCTCATATAAAAATTTGCCGCTTCATACTGTTTTCTGGCCAGCTTCTCGCGCATTTCTTCAATGTACCCGGAAGCCTCCGCAACAAGTTCTGAATCAGGGTATCGCGAATTGAAGAGTCGGAATCGATCGATTGCCTGCCGTGTATAGGTTTGGTCGAGTTTATAACGGGGGCTCATCTGGTAGTAACTCAAAGCCTGTTTAAAATCTGCCTGCTCGCGCCGTTCAGAACGCGGGTAGAAGCTCGTATACCTTTGGTATTCGGATGCTGCTATCAGGTATTGCCGGTTATTATAATAACTTTCGGCGAGTAAAAACTGAGCTTCCTGCCCTACATCTGTGCCTCGCCCGATAGAAACCACGGTTTCAAAAGCGCGGGCAGCTGTTGACCAGTTTTCCTGGTCATATTGAGATTTCGCCTTTTCGAAAGCCACATCAAGAGTATCGCCCGGACGGATAAGATCCTGACTACGGCAGGAGACAAGTGCAAATGCTGCAACTAAAATAATAATTAATGTGCGCATAAATGATTTAATAATCCCGTTTCTTTAAAGTTGTAATCAATTTTATAAGATCTCGCTTATCTTCTGTTTCACCAAATCTTTCTACAGATTTGATTGCAGTACTATACATCTGTTCAATTGTCTGATTAGCAGAATCTATTACACCGTGTGTTTTGTAAAGTTCGATCACCTGCTGAACATCAGATGCTGCCATTGGTTTGTTTTTCAGACACTCCATTAACCATTTTTTCTGCTCTTTATTGCAGCGCTCCATGGCAAGTATCATTAAATATGTTTTTTTACACTCATAGATATCACCAGCTACGCGTTTTCCGAACTTATCGGGATCAGCGGTTACATCAAGCAGATCATCCTGTATCTGAAAGGCCTGGCCAAGATTGGAGCCAATCGTTTGAAGTAAATGCAGTTCATCACGAGAACACCCGGCAACTACCCCCCCCATTTGAAGTGATGCCTCAAGAAGTGCAGCCGTTTTACCACGGATCATTTCCATGTACTCATTTAAGGACACGCTTTCTCTCGTTTCAAATTCCATATCCAGTGCCTGTCCCTCACAAACTTTATGGATGCCTTCCAGAAACAGGTTCACAACTTTTCGGTAATCCACATCTTCATCAAGACGGTTTAGTAAAAGCATCGAGCGTGTATACATGCTGTCGCCTGCAAGAATAGCAACTGAAGGACTCCATTTTTTGTGAATTGCCTGCTCCCCTCTCCTGAAGTCGGCCTGGTCCATTATATCATCATGAATCAGCGTAAAATTATGAAGTAATTCAACGGCAAGTGCTGCCGGCATTGCTTTCGTTCTTTTCGTTCCGCAAAGACCGCACCCCATGAGTGTCAAAATCGGACGAAGGCGTTTCCCTCCGTTCTGTATCATATAAACTTGCGGCTGATAAAGAGATGCAGGTGATTCAGGAATATCCAGCTTTTGCAGAGCCTCTTCTACGCTATGGAGATAGTGTGATAAAAACTTCAAAAAAACTTCCAGATGTGGTTTAAAAATGCAGTCTCAACTTAGCCGTAATTATGACGCTAAGAAGAATTTCAAGTGGCAAATATACAAATTTGGTATTGGATCAACCTATTTTTTTATCAAATCCCTGTGGCTGCATTGAGCCGGTGCCCGCCGCCCCAGCAACAGGCAGATTTGCTTTAATTGCTCTTTCAGCCGGTTTAAAAATTTCTGGAGCTCATCTTCTCCGCCATTCACCAGGGCCCGGATCACAGGGCCGGCCATTGCAGTAAAATTCGCGCCAAGAGCAAACGACTTCATGATATCTGATGCCGTGCGCAGCCCGCCGGATGAAATCAGCTCAAAACGAAACTCTTCTCTCAATAGAGCCACCTCTTCCAGGCATTTTGTTGTGGGCATTCCCCAGTCGTTCAGGAAGTCCGTTTCAGTACGATCCGCTTTTCGCAGGTTTTCAACCTTTGCCCAGCTTGTTCCGCCGGATCCCGCAACATCAATCACCGAAACACCTGCAGCAAGCAGTCTCCTGGCCACTTCACCTGTAATTCCGGCTCCTGTTTCTTTGACAATAATTGGCAGATCGGCATCGATAACCAATTTTCGAATTCCCGATTCGATTCCCCTGAACGCGCGGTCTCCTTCAGGCTGAACAAGTTCCTGCAGCGGATTCAGATGCACGATAATAGCATCGGCCTGTATTGACTCGATGAGAACTTCAAGCTGATCGTCTGTCAACCCGCCGGCAATTTGTGCACCTCCAATATTGGCAGCAATAAAAGCGGTGGGAGCCTCATTCCGAACCACTGAAAAACTATTTATTTCTTCAGGATGATCGAGCAGTGCGCGCTGACTGCCCACACCAAACGGGAGATTATTTTTTTCGCAAAATCTTGCGATCTGCGCGTTAATTTGTCCGGCATCGGTGTAGCCGCCTGTCATAGAAGAGAGAAAAAGCGGAAATGAAAATGACCGGCCAAGAAGTGATGTTTCCGTTGAAATATCTTCGAGGTTTAACTCCGGCAATGCGTTGTGGCGAAACTGATACTGTTCAAAACCGGCGGACCCGGAATAGTTCACATCTTCGTTCACACATAAATCCACATGATCTTTTTTCCTTTCCTGAATGCTCATAACCTCAGTTCAATTCTTGAATTATGTTCCCCCTTAGAGAGGCTGTAAAAAAAAACACAATCAATTATATAAGCCATTTATTTTTGCCACGAAGGCATAAAGTCACGAAGATACACGAAGTTTAAAAGAATCAGACAAATCTACTTCGTGAATCTTCGAGTTCTCGTGGCTTCGTGGTGAATTTTATAATTCTCAATAAGTATTGATACATTATTTTCTCATATCCTTTAGAAAAGGGGGATTGCCCCAAAAGGAACCCTTCGGAAGGGGGATGTCCATCAGCTCTGTGAAAAAACCGATGAACACCCCTCTGAATATACAATCTCTATTCAAGAGCATAAAAGCTTGCTTAAGAAAATCGTTCACTAAATTGCCACGATTATTCATCCTAAGTGATCAAACCGAATCATTCTTTCTCTGAGCGAATATCATTCTCATCAATGACTTCTTTAAGCTCTTCAACATTTATTCCCAGCTTAACTTCCATCTCTTCAAGTGTAATATTCTTCGTCTCGGGCATGATTTTCCATACAAACAGCAACTGAAGCACCATCATGAACGAGAAGAATGCAAAAATCTGGGTGCCGGAGAATGCACTTAACACCGTTGGTGTGATCAGTGTGATAATTGCTGCGAACACCCAATGTGTTCCCGATCCGAGTGACATTCCGTAATCGCGCACTGCATTTGGAAATATTTCAGAGATAAACACCCAAATCACAGCGCCCTGCCCTATGGCGTGTGAGGCAATAAATGCACATACAAATATCACAACGACGGTACCCTCAGCCCCGGTAAAAAAGGCCCACGACACACCGGCAAGTGACGCGATGTATCCAAAAGATCCGATGTACATCAGAGATTTTCTGCCTGCCCTGTCGATCAAATACATCCCGAGCAGTGTAAACAGCAGGTTCACAACTCCAAGCGAAACCGAAGCTCCAAGTACATCTCCTGCTTCCACACCGGCCTGTTCAAAGATTCGCGGTGCATAATAGAGTACAAAATTGATACCGGACAGCTGGTTGAAAAATGCGAGCAAAAACGCGAGGGTAATCGGGAACCGAAATCTTTTCGAGAAGAAAACGGATGATCCCGCTGTTTTAGAAACCGATTTTTTGATCTGAAGAATCAGGCGGTCGATATCTTCCTTGGGATTCAGTTTTTCAAGAAGCGACTTAGCCTCCTTCACCCGGTTTCTTTTGAGTACAAGCCACCGCGGACTTTCCGGCACACCCATCACGAGCAGCAGGTAAATCGTGGCGGGAATTGCCTCCACACCCAGCATCCAGCGCCATGCCTGATCATCAAAAATAGTTCCAATGAGGTAATTTGAGATGTATGCGATCAATATTCCGAACACAATATTAAATTGATACAGAGCAACAAGCTTTCCCCTGTTGGCTGCAGGAGTGATTTCGGAAATATATACAGGTGCAGCTACGGATGAAGCTCCGACCCCCAGTCCGCCAATAAATCGTGAGATTGAGAAGATATATGGATCTGTTGCGAAAGCCGATCCAAGTGCGGAAACCAGGTATAAAACACCAATCCAAAATAGCGTTTTCCGCCGGCCGAAACGATCACAGGGAATGCCTCCAAACAGTGCACCGATCACCGTTCCCCACAGTGCCATCGACATGATAAATGTACCGTGAAACAGATCCGACATTTCCCATAAATTCTGAATCGGACGATCCGCGCCGGAAATTACAATTGTATCAAACCCAAACAGAAAGCCGGCAAGAGCAGCTACTGCACTGGAAAATAGTATTGTTTTATTGTTAAACATGTAAGTAGGTTAGGTTCCATTTTCAGAAATGCTCCAATCAAATCTACAAATGACTTTAGTATAGGAGGTTTTATTAATCGCACGCATAATGCAATCAACCCGCAATAAACTACGTGTAGTTAATCAATCATTTTGACTTTTAAAAGTGGAACCTTTCCCGTGCACTTACCCTGTTCCGCTGATGATCACTGAAGAATCATTCTCAGCATCAAAGTCAGGGTTGAAATGTTGATGCAGAACCCGGTTCAGCAAAAATTGGAGTGCTGATTTTGCCTGAAGTACTTCAACATACGTGTGGCTTTTTTTCTGATTTGATATGAAATAATCAATTTGCCAGGGCCTGATTTGCGATGAATGGTCAATTGAAAACTCGTTCAGAAATCTCCGAACCCATCTCAAAGCCGCGATTTCAGATTGATAGCTTGCCTGGGTTCTTCGATATTCCGTTCTGAAAGCGGAAAGTATGCGTGTTTTCCTCATAACTTTTTCTCCTTTTTATTCGTATGAGCCGAAAACCATCAACCCCTTACACTTTTTTTTAAAAAAATATGTCTCCGCTTTCGGTTGAAATCTCTTTGCTCCGCTGGCTACAACTTGTATATTCATCCAACTTTCACACATTCAAAACAGATCTCCCATGACTACTGCAATTATTATTCTTATTGTTGTTCTTATCATTTTGATCGCCTTCCCGGTTTCTATCTATAACCGGCTTGTTTCCCTGAGAAACCGATTTAAAAACGCATTTGCCCAGATTGATGTGCAGCTTAAGCGGCGATATGACCTTATCCCGAACCTGGTAAATGTAGCGAAGCAGTACATGAGTCATGAGCGGGAAACGCTGGAAGCCGTTATTCAGGCGCGAAATCAGGCCGTTAGTACCGAGAAACAGGTAGCGGATGAGCCGGGAGATCCCGATGCCATGCAAAAACTGATGGGAGCAGAGAAAAATCTCGGAGGTGCACTCGGCCGTCTTTTTGCACTCTCTGAAAACTATCCCGACCTGAAAGCCAACCAAAATATGATGCAGCTTACGGAAGAACTCTCTTCTACAGAGAATAAAATTGCGTTTGCCCGCCAATCTTTCAACGATGCCGTGATGAATTACAATACGGCAAGGGAAAAGTTTCCCGCGGTGATATTTGCCGGAATGTTTGGCTTCAAAGAGGCACGCCTTTTCGAAATTGAAGTAGAAGATGAGCGAAAAGCACCTGAAGTGAAGTTTTAACACTTTTGAACCTCGCATCTAAATGTATCGAGCAGAAACATCATAACGATCTGCTCGGGAATCAACCAATGATGAAATAAGCCGCATGGATTTTTTTGACGCACAGGATCGCGCCCGCCGAATGACCTGGAAATTGATCGGGCTTTATACCGCTGCAGTAATCTTAATTATCGTATCCATTTATTTCGTCACGCTGATCGTGTTTGGATATTCAGGCGCCCCGGGTGATTCCCGGCTCTGGCAGCCGGGACTTTTCCTTACCGTATCAATTGTTGTGTCAATTCTAATCATGAGTGGCACGTTTTTTCGAATCTCCCAGCTTCGTAAAGGTGGAAGCGCTGTAGCTGAAATGCTCGGCGGACGTAAAGTTGAACCCTCCACAAGAGATCCCAAAGAACGCCAGCTGATCAACATTGTTGAAGAGATGTCAATCGCCTCAGGTGTTCCCGTTCCCGATATTTATCTGCTCGATAATGAGGAGAATATCAACGCATTTGCTGCCGGTTTTGGAACGGATGATGCCGCAGTGGGTGTCACCCGCGGTGCACTCACGCAACTGACTCGTGATGAACTTCAGGGTGTAATCGCTCACGAATTCAGCCACATATTTAATGGCGACATGAGACTCAATATCCGCCTGATTGGAATCCTGAACGGCATCCTGCTTCTGCATATTATGGGAATGATTTTGATGCGAAGCTCACTCCTTTCCGGCGGGCGCGGGCGCTCATCCAGCGGACAGGGAGGCAGCGGTGGTCAGGCTGCAATTGCGATGATTGTTCTCGGCCTGGCGCTCATCATCATCGGCTATATTGGTATGTTGTTCGGACGAATGATCCAGGCAGCGGTCTCACGCCAGCGCGAATATCTTGCCGATGCAGCCGCAGTACAGTTCACCCGCAACCCGGATGGAATAGCAGGAGCTCTTGAAAAAATCGGCCGAACGAAAAAAGGCGGTAAAATTGAAGACGGCCACGCCATGGAGTTCAGCCATCTCTTTTTTGCAAACAGCTTTCACACTGCACTCGACAAACTTTTCGCAACTCATCCGCCGCTAAAAAAACGGATC
Coding sequences:
- a CDS encoding sugar porter family MFS transporter, with protein sequence MFNNKTILFSSAVAALAGFLFGFDTIVISGADRPIQNLWEMSDLFHGTFIMSMALWGTVIGALFGGIPCDRFGRRKTLFWIGVLYLVSALGSAFATDPYIFSISRFIGGLGVGASSVAAPVYISEITPAANRGKLVALYQFNIVFGILIAYISNYLIGTIFDDQAWRWMLGVEAIPATIYLLLVMGVPESPRWLVLKRNRVKEAKSLLEKLNPKEDIDRLILQIKKSVSKTAGSSVFFSKRFRFPITLAFLLAFFNQLSGINFVLYYAPRIFEQAGVEAGDVLGASVSLGVVNLLFTLLGMYLIDRAGRKSLMYIGSFGYIASLAGVSWAFFTGAEGTVVVIFVCAFIASHAIGQGAVIWVFISEIFPNAVRDYGMSLGSGTHWVFAAIITLITPTVLSAFSGTQIFAFFSFMMVLQLLFVWKIMPETKNITLEEMEVKLGINVEELKEVIDENDIRSEKE
- a CDS encoding LemA family protein, which produces MTTAIIILIVVLIILIAFPVSIYNRLVSLRNRFKNAFAQIDVQLKRRYDLIPNLVNVAKQYMSHERETLEAVIQARNQAVSTEKQVADEPGDPDAMQKLMGAEKNLGGALGRLFALSENYPDLKANQNMMQLTEELSSTENKIAFARQSFNDAVMNYNTAREKFPAVIFAGMFGFKEARLFEIEVEDERKAPEVKF
- a CDS encoding M48 family metallopeptidase, with the protein product MDFFDAQDRARRMTWKLIGLYTAAVILIIVSIYFVTLIVFGYSGAPGDSRLWQPGLFLTVSIVVSILIMSGTFFRISQLRKGGSAVAEMLGGRKVEPSTRDPKERQLINIVEEMSIASGVPVPDIYLLDNEENINAFAAGFGTDDAAVGVTRGALTQLTRDELQGVIAHEFSHIFNGDMRLNIRLIGILNGILLLHIMGMILMRSSLLSGGRGRSSSGQGGSGGQAAIAMIVLGLALIIIGYIGMLFGRMIQAAVSRQREYLADAAAVQFTRNPDGIAGALEKIGRTKKGGKIEDGHAMEFSHLFFANSFHTALDKLFATHPPLKKRIAAIRPGNDPEQIRKKERIEKQLKKDQARQTSTESKSPASTVIPGGTLSETGLSPEVLLAAIGSMDSSGVDEASKLMSEIPDELHDAAHEPFRAEALIYSLLLINREGSSTTLPDWSAEIIDPYMAEQVDKLLPVLNHGKREWSLPLAEISMPALRKMSESQYRKFRETMKLIIEKDDRVSLFEFSIEKLVEHRLDKHFRKEKSEKIRHHHLKTIRKQLAIILSALANTSGKDSEKAWEAGIKSMGKAAPDGMILLKEDEYTFDDLDEALDELDASANPVKRYLLNSMIHTVLADDKLTLDELELLRAMAEAISCPIPIHVMPR
- a CDS encoding polyprenyl synthetase family protein, whose amino-acid sequence is MKFLSHYLHSVEEALQKLDIPESPASLYQPQVYMIQNGGKRLRPILTLMGCGLCGTKRTKAMPAALAVELLHNFTLIHDDIMDQADFRRGEQAIHKKWSPSVAILAGDSMYTRSMLLLNRLDEDVDYRKVVNLFLEGIHKVCEGQALDMEFETRESVSLNEYMEMIRGKTAALLEASLQMGGVVAGCSRDELHLLQTIGSNLGQAFQIQDDLLDVTADPDKFGKRVAGDIYECKKTYLMILAMERCNKEQKKWLMECLKNKPMAASDVQQVIELYKTHGVIDSANQTIEQMYSTAIKSVERFGETEDKRDLIKLITTLKKRDY
- the fni gene encoding type 2 isopentenyl-diphosphate Delta-isomerase, whose amino-acid sequence is MSIQERKKDHVDLCVNEDVNYSGSAGFEQYQFRHNALPELNLEDISTETSLLGRSFSFPLFLSSMTGGYTDAGQINAQIARFCEKNNLPFGVGSQRALLDHPEEINSFSVVRNEAPTAFIAANIGGAQIAGGLTDDQLEVLIESIQADAIIVHLNPLQELVQPEGDRAFRGIESGIRKLVIDADLPIIVKETGAGITGEVARRLLAAGVSVIDVAGSGGTSWAKVENLRKADRTETDFLNDWGMPTTKCLEEVALLREEFRFELISSGGLRTASDIMKSFALGANFTAMAGPVIRALVNGGEDELQKFLNRLKEQLKQICLLLGRRAPAQCSHRDLIKK